The Lepeophtheirus salmonis chromosome 2, UVic_Lsal_1.4, whole genome shotgun sequence region TTTATTGGTATGGGTTTGATTCATTTGTGATGCTACATGATGATGAACGTAGAGCCTGGAGATCAAGGTGGTGGAGGAAGTCGGAAACGTCGATCTCCAGAGAGTTTCAACAACGAAGAGGAAGTGGACGTTCCCCTCTCCAAAAAGATTCATCGTCTCAATATACAGCCTCCAACTCCTCCTGTGACTCCCACAGATTTTCAGGACAGTTACCCCTACCACCCAGAGTCTCATTACTTCTCTGCCAATCACCTACTCTTCAATTTGCATCTTGAGAGGACACAAAGACTGAAGGAGAGTTAACTGCCTCATCATCACCTACTCAAGCTACTCCTAATAActactatataaatttattaatgattaagccAAACTTCCCACAGCATTTATACAAATTAGGTCTTCACAGACCTAAGTTATCAAATTAATCTTTAGTATCAAATCAATGgatgattatttaaaagaatatatcaaaaaataaagtaatatactACGTTGGGCTTTTAAATGACGACtaaataaaatacctttatCCAAGCCATGACTTTCTCTAGTCgtcatataaatttatcattgtaTATTATTCAAGAAATGAATCCAAACAGAACATGCTTCTCATCCCCACCGGAGAAAGATactgtacaaaatattatcattatttctttataatgctcaaaaattaatttattcatttgtacGTCGATTCTGTATACTTCCATTGATTTTGTGAATCCATGTTTGTCgaaataaatcattgataatTGCTACTATGCatgttttgttttcattttaattataataaatcaaatccGGATGTGATAAAAATTCGCTAAAAAGTCACTTTTTCATAGGCACATGGAAGTTTAGGTAATAAACTTATTTGCATAAAAGCAACATGTTGCTAAAATATCCATTCTATTCTATCATAATGTGGGAAGAATATCCCCCCTTTAAGAAAACTGAAAATcctaattattatcaatttagcAAGAAATCAGAGATAAATAACTGAATAAATAtgatcattaaaaattaatattgaattgtACACTTCTTTGATAAAACTGTGGAGTTATTCTTTTTCGGATTTGATTGCAATAGTTAAAATGAAAGCAAGGAAGTATTTTAAAACGAATCATACCTGCGCGttgttagaaaaatataaagaatactgttattatcaattaattatcatggTTCTCGAAACAATTTGGGATCTAGCTGTGGatctaaagaaaaaagaaaaaaatgataatcacAAGGAGCACATCCTTCTACTTATTGGGAATCAGAGTGTTGGTAAATCATCAATGATGTATAGATTTTTGGATCGTAGGGAGAGTCCTAAGCCAACTCTTGCTTTGGAATATAGTTTTTGTCGAAAGAGTAATCAAAATCTAGTCAAAGTATGGATTTAGTAAAATAtgtgaatgatttatttatctaatattttccCACCCCAAGGATGTCTGCCACATTTGGGAACTTGGTGGAGGAACTTCATACACGAATCTTTTGTCAACACCTTTGagtcccaaaaatttaaaaaatatgaaagtaatTGTTATGGTAGACTTATCTGATCCTAATAGGATCTGGTATACCGTCGAAACTCTTTTAGAAAAACTCAATACACTTATAAAGAAATCTCTAAACACTGAATTAGCTAAAAAAATGGGAATGGACTATGCTTCCATTAAGAGCTTGAATACAAATGAAGAATTGAAAGAACATCCAGACAGGTCAAAAATAGATCCACTGCCTATTCCCCTTGTCATCATTGGAGGGAAATATGAcgaatttcaaaactttgagcctgagcaaaaaaaagtaatatgccGAGCCCTCAGATATTTGGCTCATCACTATGGTGCATCCTTGCAATTCTACAGGTTTACTTCTGCTATAAATCGAGAGTCACATTTGATACTCTCGATATTCAGAAgtatatagaataattaaaattatcttttagtTCCCGAGATCCTGGCTTGGTAAAACGTGGGCATGATCTTCTCAGTCATTTGGCTTTTGAAACCGATCATTGGAAAGGTCTTTCTCAAGATTATAATAAACCACTCTTTATCCCTTGTGGATCAGACTCATTATCTCAAATAGCAGGAACAAATTCAAATGGGGAAAGGGAATTTTTGGGAAGTTTTACGATGGATGTCTGGAAGCAACACTATACGACCTACTTTCCACAAAATGTAAGCATTGTCAAAGGTttatactacataaaaatataacggtTTATTAACTACTCTATATGATAGATATCTGAAAGAGGGGATTTACCACCCAATCCTGCCAATGATTCAAATTTTCGTGAAACAATCATAGATCAAATTAGAGCAAGAAAAGATCAGGAATTAGAacgttataaaaaggaaatagaaATGCGGAGCGAATCATGGAAAGCGTTAGATTTGGATAGTATTTAgcccattaaaatatcatttgggGAGTGGTAAtagaatgaaattattttactatatgtatatttaataaatagttataattacaGATGATTAATTTTGCCTAAATTCGACATTTTGAGATTTAACttttatgcattaaaataaaatatacacagcCTCGATAGTTGAATTTtctgtgatatttttttcaaaattttattttgaagcactgaaatttattttctaaatcaattaaaaaagtacaattaaatCAGAAATGTAACAAACTTTATTCACAATAACTTTTCACGTACATTGACACAAAAAACGAAATTATGTTGGTCCAACATATCCAAATATCTCAACTTTACAATCATGTTAGACATACTTTAGTGCTGGATTGGCAAGACTTTTTAGATGGTGTGTcacaaaacttttgtttttgtggTTTTTCTCGTCATGTGTCACTTCtaaaggataaataattttaggtaTGGTTAATTCATAATTGTCTATTATTACTATTACACAACCTAACTGTGGCATCATcaattaatatgatataatcattattcaaattcattataatatttttaaagctttatgTCATTTAAGCATTGAACAATGACGAATCgttcaagaaatttttttttactgagcCGCAGGGGCGTCTGTAAGGTTTTATTTTGAGGCCTACTTACTTTTTAACTGagacaaaacaaaaagtaaagaatacaatttcttgagATGAGCTTGAATTTTACCAACTGTGGGAGGGGGGTTAAGGgactcttagtagtttcttcaagtatcaatGGTGggtacccgaaaacaccccAACATTTGGGGGTACAATGGTGGGGgttcttagtagtttcttcaagtatcggcGATGGGTTGCATCCCGTTCTTGGACCCAGCGGTTCCCCGAAAACACACCTAACATTCGAGTACAATTGGGGTGTT contains the following coding sequences:
- the LOC121132365 gene encoding cytoplasmic dynein 2 light intermediate chain 1, with protein sequence MKARKYFKTNHTCALLEKYKEYCYYQLIIMVLETIWDLAVDLKKKEKNDNHKEHILLLIGNQSVGKSSMMYRFLDRRESPKPTLALEYSFCRKSNQNLVKDVCHIWELGGGTSYTNLLSTPLSPKNLKNMKVIVMVDLSDPNRIWYTVETLLEKLNTLIKKSLNTELAKKMGMDYASIKSLNTNEELKEHPDRSKIDPLPIPLVIIGGKYDEFQNFEPEQKKVICRALRYLAHHYGASLQFYSSRDPGLVKRGHDLLSHLAFETDHWKGLSQDYNKPLFIPCGSDSLSQIAGTNSNGEREFLGSFTMDVWKQHYTTYFPQNISERGDLPPNPANDSNFRETIIDQIRARKDQELERYKKEIEMRSESWKALDLDSI